In the genome of Rhizobium etli 8C-3, one region contains:
- the gmk gene encoding guanylate kinase: MKPAKASPVPIARRGLMLVISSPSGAGKSTIARTLLAQDSQIGLSVSVTTRQRRPSEVESIHYHFKSIREFERLRDSDALLEWAEVHGNFYGTPREPVEAAMAEGRDMLFDIDWQGAQQLQEKMSADVVSIFVLPPTMTELQSRLHRRAEDSEEVIAKRLANSRAEIAHWREYDYVIVNDDLDTAFDAVQSIVKAERLRRDRRHGIYDFVTKLLEETPVL; encoded by the coding sequence ATGAAACCGGCGAAAGCTTCGCCCGTTCCGATCGCTCGCCGCGGTCTGATGCTCGTCATTTCGTCGCCCTCGGGCGCGGGAAAGTCGACGATTGCGCGGACACTGCTTGCGCAGGATAGCCAGATCGGCCTCTCCGTCAGCGTGACGACCCGCCAGCGGCGCCCGAGCGAGGTCGAGAGCATTCACTACCACTTCAAGAGCATCCGCGAATTCGAGCGACTGCGCGATTCCGATGCGTTGTTGGAATGGGCTGAAGTGCACGGCAATTTTTACGGAACGCCGCGCGAACCGGTGGAAGCAGCGATGGCGGAAGGCCGTGACATGCTTTTCGACATCGACTGGCAGGGCGCCCAGCAGCTGCAGGAGAAAATGTCGGCAGATGTCGTATCCATCTTCGTGCTGCCGCCGACCATGACCGAGTTGCAGTCAAGGCTTCACCGCCGTGCGGAAGATTCGGAAGAGGTCATCGCAAAGCGGCTTGCCAATTCGCGCGCCGAAATCGCGCATTGGCGGGAATATGACTATGTCATCGTCAATGACGATCTCGATACTGCCTTCGACGCCGTGCAGTCGATCGTGAAGGCCGAGCGCTTGCGCCGCGACCGGCGGCACGGCATCTACGATTTCGTCACAAAACTGCTGGAAGAGACGCCGGTTCTTTAA
- a CDS encoding acyl carrier protein has translation MSDIAERVKKIVIDHLGVDAEKVVESASFIDDLGADSLDTVELVMAFEEEFGVEIPDDAADSILTVGDAVKFIEKAQA, from the coding sequence ATGAGCGATATCGCAGAACGCGTAAAGAAAATTGTTATTGATCATCTTGGCGTCGATGCCGAGAAGGTTGTCGAGAGCGCCAGCTTTATCGACGATCTGGGTGCTGACTCGCTCGACACGGTCGAACTGGTCATGGCCTTCGAGGAAGAATTCGGCGTAGAAATTCCGGACGACGCAGCAGACTCGATCCTCACGGTCGGCGACGCAGTAAAGTTCATTGAAAAGGCCCAGGCTTAA
- the fabG gene encoding 3-oxoacyl-[acyl-carrier-protein] reductase: MLDLSGRKALVTGASGGIGEEIARILHKQGAVVGLHGTRVEKLEALANELGHRVKIFPANLSDRDEVKALGVKAEAELEGVDILVNNAGITKDGLFVRMSDEDWDNVIEVNLTAMFRLTRELTHPMMRRRYGRIVNITSVVGVTGNPGQANYCASKAGMIGFTKSLAQEIATRNVTVNCVAPGFIESAMTGKLNDKQKEAIMGAIPMKRMGTGGEVASAVAYLASSEAAYMTGQTLHVNGGMAMI; the protein is encoded by the coding sequence ATGCTCGATCTTTCCGGCCGCAAGGCGCTCGTTACCGGTGCATCCGGCGGCATCGGCGAGGAAATCGCCCGCATTCTCCACAAACAGGGAGCCGTCGTCGGCCTTCACGGCACGCGGGTCGAAAAGCTCGAAGCGCTGGCAAACGAGCTTGGCCACCGCGTCAAGATATTCCCGGCGAACCTCTCCGACCGTGACGAGGTCAAGGCGCTCGGCGTCAAGGCCGAAGCCGAACTCGAAGGCGTCGATATCCTTGTGAACAACGCAGGCATCACCAAGGACGGCCTGTTCGTACGGATGAGCGACGAGGACTGGGACAACGTCATCGAGGTCAACCTGACCGCGATGTTCCGCCTGACGCGCGAGCTGACGCATCCGATGATGCGCCGCCGCTACGGGCGCATCGTCAACATCACCTCGGTGGTCGGTGTCACCGGCAACCCGGGTCAGGCGAACTACTGCGCTTCCAAGGCCGGCATGATCGGCTTCACCAAGTCGCTCGCCCAGGAGATCGCGACGCGCAACGTGACCGTCAATTGCGTCGCGCCGGGCTTCATCGAATCGGCCATGACCGGCAAGCTAAACGACAAGCAGAAGGAAGCGATCATGGGCGCAATCCCGATGAAGCGCATGGGCACGGGTGGCGAAGTGGCGTCCGCCGTAGCCTACCTCGCCTCCTCGGAAGCCGCCTATATGACGGGTCAGACGCTGCACGTAAACGGTGGCATGGCCATGATCTGA
- the fabD gene encoding ACP S-malonyltransferase: protein MTVAFTFPGQGSQAVGMGKELAENFSEARSVFEEVDDALGQKLSAIIFEGPEETLTLTANAQPALMAVSLAVVRVLQAKGLDLKSKVSYVAGHSLGEYSALCAAGTFSLAETARLLRIRGNAMQAAVPVGVGAMAAIIGLEHADVVAVCQAASADGACQIANDNGGGQIVISGERAAVEKGAALATEKGAKRAILLPVSAPFHSSLMAPAGEAMREALAGVSKSNPVVPLIANVRAAPVTDANEIARLLVEQVTGQVRWRETVEWFAANNVTTLYELGSGKVLTGLARRIDKTVNGIAVNTLADIDAAIAALTA, encoded by the coding sequence ATGACCGTCGCTTTCACATTTCCCGGCCAGGGAAGCCAGGCCGTGGGCATGGGCAAGGAGCTCGCGGAAAATTTTTCCGAGGCGCGTTCCGTCTTCGAAGAGGTTGACGATGCGCTCGGCCAAAAGCTTTCAGCAATCATCTTCGAGGGCCCGGAAGAAACGCTGACGCTGACGGCCAATGCCCAGCCTGCGCTGATGGCGGTATCGCTTGCGGTGGTTCGTGTCCTTCAGGCGAAGGGTCTCGATCTCAAGTCGAAGGTGTCCTATGTTGCAGGTCATTCGCTCGGCGAATATTCCGCACTCTGTGCCGCCGGCACCTTCTCGCTGGCCGAAACCGCGCGTCTGCTGCGTATCCGCGGCAACGCCATGCAGGCTGCCGTTCCTGTCGGCGTTGGTGCCATGGCGGCGATCATCGGGCTGGAACATGCCGACGTCGTGGCCGTTTGCCAAGCTGCTTCGGCCGATGGTGCCTGCCAGATCGCCAACGATAACGGCGGCGGCCAGATCGTCATCTCCGGCGAAAGGGCCGCGGTCGAAAAGGGCGCGGCACTGGCAACCGAGAAGGGCGCCAAGCGCGCGATCCTTCTGCCGGTTTCCGCTCCCTTCCACTCCTCACTGATGGCGCCGGCTGGCGAGGCGATGCGCGAAGCGCTCGCGGGCGTTTCGAAGTCCAACCCTGTCGTTCCACTGATTGCCAACGTTCGCGCCGCGCCGGTGACAGACGCCAATGAGATTGCAAGGCTCCTTGTCGAGCAGGTCACCGGCCAGGTCCGCTGGCGTGAAACGGTAGAATGGTTTGCCGCAAACAATGTCACGACGCTTTATGAACTCGGCTCGGGCAAGGTACTGACCGGCCTTGCGCGGCGCATCGACAAGACGGTGAACGGTATTGCCGTCAATACGCTCGCCGATATCGACGCGGCCATCGCCGCCCTCACGGCCTGA
- the rsmA gene encoding 16S rRNA (adenine(1518)-N(6)/adenine(1519)-N(6))-dimethyltransferase RsmA, producing the protein MAALDGLPPLRDVIHRHGLDARKALGQNFLLDLNLTQKVARTAGSLEGCTVFEVGPGPGGLTRAILALGAKKVVAVERDPRCLPALAEISAHYPARLEVMGGDALKTDFEALAPQGPVKIIANLPYNVGTQLLVNWLLPKKWPPFWESLTLMFQKEVGERIVAKQDDDHYGRLGVLCGWRADARMAFDVSPQAFTPPPKVTSTVVHLTPKANPIPCDVANLERVTHAAFGQRRKMLRQSLKPLGGESLLNKVGIDPQRRAETLSVQEFCLLANSL; encoded by the coding sequence ATGGCCGCGCTCGATGGTCTGCCGCCGCTTCGCGACGTGATCCACCGTCACGGCCTCGATGCCCGCAAGGCGCTCGGGCAAAACTTCCTTCTCGACCTCAACCTGACGCAGAAGGTCGCCCGCACGGCAGGATCGCTGGAAGGCTGCACCGTCTTCGAAGTGGGACCCGGACCCGGCGGACTGACGCGCGCCATCCTGGCGCTGGGTGCGAAGAAGGTGGTCGCCGTCGAGCGTGATCCGCGCTGCCTGCCTGCGCTGGCGGAAATATCCGCTCACTATCCTGCCAGGCTCGAAGTCATGGGCGGCGATGCGCTGAAGACCGATTTCGAGGCGCTGGCGCCTCAGGGGCCCGTCAAGATCATCGCCAATCTTCCGTACAACGTCGGCACGCAACTCCTGGTGAACTGGCTTCTGCCAAAAAAGTGGCCACCGTTTTGGGAATCCTTGACGCTGATGTTCCAGAAGGAAGTCGGCGAGCGCATCGTCGCCAAACAGGATGACGACCACTATGGCCGCCTCGGTGTACTCTGCGGCTGGCGCGCCGATGCCCGCATGGCTTTCGACGTATCGCCGCAAGCCTTCACGCCGCCGCCGAAGGTGACGTCGACGGTGGTGCATCTGACGCCGAAGGCAAATCCCATCCCCTGCGACGTCGCCAATCTCGAAAGAGTAACGCATGCGGCCTTCGGTCAGCGGCGCAAGATGCTGCGCCAGAGCCTCAAGCCGCTCGGCGGCGAGAGTCTCCTCAACAAGGTGGGCATCGACCCGCAGCGCCGTGCGGAAACGCTTTCAGTCCAGGAATTCTGCCTGCTTGCCAATTCGCTTTAA
- a CDS encoding YicC/YloC family endoribonuclease has protein sequence MALQSMTGFARREGTSGRWRWAWELRSVNGKGLDLRLRLPPGLERMETDVRRIAGEQFSRGNMQANLSVSAAENRFETVLNQDALANVLAMRDQLAGVIDPAPLTLDTLLSIRGLVEFRESEDSEEEIAARDADVTKGLLAALADLKLMREQEGAALSRVLLNHVSTIEDLTHTIERDPSRTPQEISARIKAQVALLMDGAGALDRDRLHAEAALLATKADLREEIDRLKAHVAAARDLLGRGGPVGRKLDFLAQEFNRESNTICSKSNASAVTAAGIELKVVIDQFREQVQNLE, from the coding sequence ATGGCGTTGCAGTCCATGACCGGTTTTGCGCGGCGCGAGGGAACGAGCGGCCGCTGGCGCTGGGCTTGGGAACTGCGGTCGGTCAACGGCAAGGGGCTCGACCTGCGCCTTCGGCTGCCGCCAGGACTCGAGCGCATGGAAACAGACGTTCGCCGCATTGCGGGCGAACAGTTCAGCCGTGGCAACATGCAGGCCAACCTCTCGGTTTCGGCAGCCGAAAACCGCTTCGAGACGGTTCTCAATCAGGACGCTCTGGCCAATGTGCTTGCAATGCGTGACCAGCTTGCGGGCGTCATCGATCCGGCGCCTCTGACCCTCGATACGCTGCTTTCGATCCGCGGACTGGTGGAATTTCGCGAGTCGGAGGATAGCGAAGAAGAAATCGCCGCCCGCGATGCCGACGTCACCAAAGGCCTGCTGGCCGCACTTGCTGACCTCAAGCTGATGCGGGAACAGGAGGGTGCTGCCCTGTCTCGCGTGCTGCTCAACCATGTCTCGACGATCGAGGACTTGACGCATACGATCGAACGCGACCCGTCGCGCACGCCGCAGGAGATTTCCGCCCGCATCAAGGCGCAGGTTGCCTTGCTGATGGACGGAGCGGGCGCGCTTGATCGCGACAGGCTGCATGCCGAGGCGGCTCTGCTTGCGACGAAGGCCGACCTGCGCGAAGAAATCGACCGGCTGAAGGCGCATGTGGCGGCCGCACGGGATCTGTTGGGCCGCGGCGGCCCGGTCGGCCGCAAGCTCGATTTCCTTGCACAGGAATTTAACCGCGAATCGAATACCATCTGTTCGAAGTCGAATGCCTCGGCGGTCACTGCCGCCGGCATCGAACTGAAAGTCGTCATCGACCAGTTCCGCGAACAGGTCCAGAATCTGGAGTAG
- the mltG gene encoding endolytic transglycosylase MltG yields MSDTNQSNDAAGHNGHPAQNGPIIPKSPSEALRPERVPEPPKRSKKARSQVVIFLNFLMTMVVLACAAGIFAFYYAISSYQEPGPLETNTNFIVRSGAGLSEIATNLERNNIVSDARIFRYLTATYLNEGESLKAGEYEIKAKASMNDIMELLKSGKSILYSISFPEGLTVRQMFNRMNADTVLEGELPTALPPEGSLRPDTYKFSRGTKRSEIIDQMAAEQKKLVDQIWEKRDPSVSLKTKEEFVVLASIVEKETGIPDERAHVASVFLNRLAKGMRLQSDPTIIYGLFGGDGKPADRPIYLSDLKKETPYNTYVIKGLPPTPIANPGRDALEAAANPWKTDDLYFVADGTGGHVFAATLEEHNANVKRWRKLEADKGADPNIVVDGQPEAQAEPAAQQKKKKTN; encoded by the coding sequence GTGAGCGATACGAATCAGAGCAACGACGCGGCGGGCCACAACGGCCATCCGGCGCAGAACGGGCCGATCATTCCGAAGTCGCCCAGTGAAGCGCTGCGCCCGGAACGCGTTCCGGAGCCGCCGAAGCGTTCGAAGAAGGCGCGCAGCCAGGTCGTGATCTTCTTGAACTTCCTGATGACGATGGTCGTGCTTGCCTGCGCCGCCGGCATCTTCGCCTTCTATTACGCGATCTCCAGTTACCAGGAGCCCGGTCCGCTGGAGACGAACACCAATTTCATCGTGCGCAGCGGCGCAGGCCTTTCGGAAATCGCCACCAATCTTGAGCGCAACAACATCGTCTCCGACGCCCGCATCTTCCGCTATCTCACGGCGACGTACCTGAACGAGGGGGAGAGCCTGAAGGCCGGCGAATACGAGATCAAGGCAAAGGCTTCCATGAATGACATCATGGAACTGCTGAAGTCCGGCAAATCGATCCTCTATTCGATATCATTCCCGGAGGGCCTGACGGTGCGCCAGATGTTCAACCGCATGAACGCTGATACCGTCCTGGAAGGCGAATTGCCGACGGCATTGCCGCCCGAAGGCAGCCTGCGTCCCGACACCTACAAGTTCTCGCGCGGCACGAAACGCTCCGAAATCATCGACCAGATGGCTGCAGAGCAGAAAAAGCTCGTCGACCAGATCTGGGAAAAGCGCGACCCTTCGGTCTCGCTGAAAACCAAGGAGGAGTTCGTGGTGCTTGCTTCGATCGTCGAGAAGGAAACCGGCATTCCCGACGAGCGTGCGCATGTCGCATCCGTTTTCCTCAACCGGCTCGCCAAAGGCATGCGGCTTCAGTCCGATCCGACCATCATCTACGGGCTCTTCGGTGGTGACGGCAAGCCCGCCGACCGCCCGATCTACCTGTCGGACCTGAAGAAGGAAACGCCTTACAACACCTACGTGATCAAGGGCCTGCCGCCGACGCCGATCGCAAATCCCGGCCGTGATGCCCTGGAAGCGGCGGCCAATCCCTGGAAGACGGACGACCTCTATTTCGTCGCCGACGGCACGGGCGGTCATGTTTTTGCGGCGACGCTCGAAGAGCACAATGCCAACGTCAAGCGCTGGCGCAAGCTCGAAGCTGACAAGGGTGCCGATCCGAATATCGTGGTTGACGGCCAGCCGGAGGCTCAGGCCGAGCCGGCGGCCCAGCAGAAGAAAAAGAAGACGAACTGA
- a CDS encoding SurA N-terminal domain-containing protein, with protein MIGARKIVTFLFAGAAFCMLAALQPQSGSAFAASEVKAVVNGVALTTGDVARRQAFLRLQHQKADAKTAEESLVEETLKRQEISRVRMSVSKDEVDASFARFASGNKISTEQLTQILTQAGVGADHFKQYIAVQMSWPRVVNARYGSSARMSSSDLVSRMMENNKQKPVTTEYMLQQIIFVVPQSKKGITGKRKSEAEASRSKYPGCEEAKVFAATMRDVSVRELGRVLAPELPAEWKPLIEQAKGNTTATRVTEKGVEYLAICSRREVSDDTAAEIVFRQEDLNKAKAGKSAPENENAAKYLEELRKKAQIIYR; from the coding sequence ATGATTGGCGCGAGAAAGATTGTCACGTTCCTGTTTGCCGGAGCTGCGTTCTGCATGCTCGCGGCGCTGCAGCCACAAAGCGGTTCGGCATTTGCAGCAAGCGAAGTCAAGGCCGTCGTCAACGGGGTGGCACTGACCACGGGCGACGTCGCAAGGCGGCAGGCATTCCTTCGTCTCCAGCACCAGAAAGCCGATGCGAAGACGGCGGAAGAATCGCTCGTCGAGGAGACTTTGAAACGTCAGGAAATTTCGCGTGTCCGCATGTCCGTCTCCAAGGACGAAGTCGATGCGTCCTTCGCGCGTTTTGCGTCCGGAAACAAGATCTCGACCGAGCAGCTTACGCAAATTCTCACCCAGGCCGGTGTCGGGGCGGATCATTTCAAGCAGTATATTGCCGTGCAAATGAGCTGGCCGCGCGTCGTCAATGCGCGCTACGGGTCGAGCGCGCGCATGTCGAGCAGCGACCTTGTCAGCCGCATGATGGAAAACAACAAGCAGAAGCCGGTCACGACCGAATACATGCTTCAGCAGATCATCTTCGTTGTGCCGCAATCGAAGAAAGGCATTACGGGAAAGCGCAAGAGCGAAGCCGAAGCCTCCCGTTCGAAATACCCGGGCTGCGAAGAGGCAAAGGTCTTTGCAGCAACGATGCGTGACGTTTCGGTCCGCGAACTTGGCCGCGTGCTGGCTCCGGAACTTCCGGCCGAATGGAAGCCGTTGATCGAGCAGGCCAAGGGCAATACCACGGCGACCCGCGTGACAGAAAAGGGCGTGGAGTATCTGGCAATCTGCAGCCGGCGTGAGGTATCCGACGACACGGCCGCTGAGATCGTTTTCCGCCAGGAGGATCTTAACAAGGCCAAGGCCGGCAAGAGCGCACCGGAAAACGAAAACGCTGCCAAATATCTCGAAGAGCTGCGCAAGAAGGCGCAGATCATCTATCGCTGA
- the rpsF gene encoding 30S ribosomal protein S6 — MALYEHVFLARQDISAQQVDALVEQYKGVIEANGGKVGRIENWGLKSLTYRIKKNRKAHYALMDIDAPAAAVQEMERQMRISEDVLRYMTLAVEKHEEGPSAMMQKRDRDDRGPRDGARGPREGGFDRGPRPPREGGFGDREDRPRRPREDRV, encoded by the coding sequence ATGGCTCTTTATGAACATGTATTCCTTGCCCGGCAGGATATTTCCGCTCAGCAGGTCGATGCCCTCGTAGAACAGTACAAGGGCGTGATCGAAGCTAACGGCGGCAAAGTCGGGCGCATTGAAAACTGGGGGCTTAAGTCCCTCACATACCGCATCAAGAAGAACCGCAAGGCTCACTACGCCCTGATGGACATCGATGCACCGGCAGCTGCCGTCCAGGAAATGGAACGCCAGATGCGCATCAGCGAAGATGTTCTGCGTTACATGACGCTCGCTGTCGAAAAGCACGAAGAAGGCCCGTCTGCCATGATGCAGAAGCGCGACCGCGACGATCGCGGCCCGCGTGACGGCGCCCGTGGCCCGCGCGAAGGCGGTTTCGACCGTGGCCCGCGCCCGCCGCGTGAGGGTGGCTTTGGCGACCGTGAAGACCGTCCGCGCCGTCCGCGCGAAGACCGCGTATAA
- the pdxA gene encoding 4-hydroxythreonine-4-phosphate dehydrogenase PdxA, with the protein MASPFSRPLALTQGDPAGIGPDITLMAWLRRRELGLPPFFLIGDPDVLEARARQLDLSVKIAEANAATAADVFADALPVLPVPAGVEVAAGEPHAATATGTIAAIETAVSLVVKGLAAGVVTNPIAKAVLYEAGFKFPGHTEFLADLAARATGNPVRPVMMLAGPKLRAIPVTIHIPIKDVPQALSGELIAETCRIAHSDLRHRFGIERPRLAVAGLNPHAGESGTMGREDEDIIHPAIQLLRFEGVDAIGPLPADTMFHDEARARYDVAVCMYHDQALIPVKALGFDDSVNVTLGLPFVRTSPDHGTAFGIAGKGIAREKSLIAALKLAAHLSRPAEHR; encoded by the coding sequence GTGGCTTCCCCGTTTTCGCGCCCGCTTGCGCTGACGCAAGGCGATCCGGCTGGCATCGGCCCGGACATAACCCTGATGGCCTGGCTGAGGCGGCGTGAGCTCGGCCTTCCTCCCTTCTTTCTGATCGGCGATCCTGACGTTCTGGAGGCAAGAGCACGGCAGCTGGATCTTTCCGTCAAGATAGCCGAAGCGAACGCCGCAACGGCAGCGGATGTCTTTGCCGACGCTCTCCCCGTCCTGCCCGTTCCTGCCGGCGTCGAGGTGGCTGCCGGCGAGCCGCATGCCGCGACCGCAACAGGTACGATCGCTGCGATCGAAACGGCCGTATCGCTGGTCGTGAAGGGACTGGCAGCGGGCGTCGTTACCAATCCCATCGCCAAAGCCGTTCTTTACGAGGCCGGCTTCAAGTTTCCGGGCCACACCGAATTCCTTGCCGATCTCGCAGCCCGCGCGACCGGCAATCCGGTCAGGCCGGTGATGATGCTTGCCGGACCGAAGCTGCGGGCGATACCCGTTACCATTCACATCCCGATCAAGGACGTGCCGCAGGCCTTGAGCGGTGAATTGATCGCAGAGACCTGCCGTATCGCGCATTCCGATCTCAGGCACCGCTTTGGCATCGAAAGGCCCCGCCTTGCCGTCGCTGGTCTTAATCCGCATGCCGGCGAAAGCGGAACGATGGGGCGCGAGGACGAAGACATCATTCATCCCGCCATACAGCTTCTACGCTTTGAGGGCGTCGACGCGATCGGTCCCCTGCCCGCCGATACCATGTTCCACGACGAGGCTCGCGCCCGGTATGATGTCGCAGTCTGCATGTATCACGATCAGGCCCTGATCCCGGTCAAGGCGCTCGGCTTCGACGATTCCGTCAACGTGACGCTCGGCCTGCCTTTCGTGAGGACATCGCCGGATCACGGCACTGCCTTTGGCATTGCCGGCAAGGGCATCGCGCGCGAAAAGAGCTTGATTGCCGCCCTCAAGCTTGCAGCCCATCTCAGCCGTCCCGCGGAACACCGCTGA
- a CDS encoding aldo/keto reductase: MKFNRLGRTDISVSQICLGTMTWGTQNTETEAHEQMDYAVENGVNFFDTAELYPTTPLSAETQGRTEDYIGSWFARTGKRNRIVLATKVAGPGRSYIRGGEGADAKNIKLAVEASLKRLKTDYIDLYQIHWPSRGHFHFRQNWHYDPFKQDRAKAVANITDILETMDMLVKEGKVRAIGLSNETAWGTQKYLTLSEQNDLPRVASVQNEYSLLYRHFDLDMAELSHHEDVGLLAYSPLAAGLLTGKYLDGARPAGSRATINGDLGGRLQPLQEAPTRAFVEIAAMHGLDPAAMALAFCLTRRFMTSVIIGATTIEQLMIDLSAVEAKLSSDVLGEIEKVHRQYPMPL; the protein is encoded by the coding sequence ATGAAGTTTAATAGATTAGGTCGCACCGATATTTCGGTTTCGCAAATCTGCCTCGGCACCATGACGTGGGGCACGCAGAATACCGAAACCGAAGCGCACGAGCAGATGGATTACGCCGTCGAGAACGGCGTGAACTTCTTCGATACCGCCGAGCTTTACCCGACAACCCCCCTTTCGGCGGAAACGCAGGGGCGCACGGAGGATTATATCGGCAGCTGGTTCGCAAGGACCGGCAAGCGAAACCGCATCGTGCTGGCGACAAAGGTCGCCGGGCCTGGACGCTCCTATATCCGGGGCGGCGAAGGTGCCGACGCCAAGAATATCAAGCTTGCCGTCGAAGCGAGCCTCAAACGGCTCAAGACCGATTACATCGACCTCTACCAAATTCATTGGCCGAGCCGCGGGCATTTCCACTTCCGGCAGAACTGGCACTACGACCCCTTCAAGCAGGATCGGGCCAAGGCGGTCGCCAATATCACCGATATCCTCGAAACGATGGACATGCTGGTGAAGGAAGGCAAGGTGCGCGCCATCGGCCTGTCCAATGAAACTGCGTGGGGCACGCAGAAATACCTGACGCTCTCCGAGCAAAACGACCTTCCACGCGTCGCCAGCGTCCAAAACGAATACAGCCTCCTCTACCGCCACTTCGACCTGGACATGGCGGAACTGTCGCATCACGAGGATGTCGGCCTGCTTGCCTATTCACCGCTTGCGGCTGGCCTGCTCACCGGAAAATATCTTGACGGCGCAAGGCCAGCCGGATCGCGCGCTACGATCAACGGCGATCTCGGCGGCCGGTTGCAGCCGCTGCAGGAAGCGCCCACCAGGGCCTTCGTCGAAATTGCAGCGATGCACGGGCTTGATCCGGCAGCCATGGCGCTTGCCTTCTGCCTCACCCGCCGCTTCATGACCTCCGTCATCATCGGCGCAACGACGATTGAGCAGCTGATGATCGACCTGAGCGCCGTCGAGGCGAAACTGTCGAGCGACGTCCTCGGCGAGATCGAGAAGGTCCACCGGCAGTATCCGATGCCGCTGTGA
- the fabF gene encoding beta-ketoacyl-ACP synthase II yields the protein MRRVVITGTGMVSPLGCGTEVTWSRLLAGRSGARLVTEFEVDDLPAKIACRIPVGDGADGTFNQDDWMEPKEQRKVDPFIIYGMAAADMALNDAGWHPENDEDQIATGVLIGSGIGGIEGIVEAGYTLRDKGPRRISPFFIPGRLINLVSGQVSIRHKLRGPNHSVVTACSTGAHAIGDAARMIAFGDADVMVAGGTESPVSRISLAGFAACKALSTQHNDDPEKASRPYDRDRDGFVMGEGAGIIVVEELEHAKARGAKIYAEIVGYGLSGDAYHITAPAEDGDGAQRCMAMALKRAGLTAADVDYINAHGTSTMADTIELGAVERLVGNAASKISMSSTKSATGHLLGAAGAIEAIFATLAIRDNVAPPTLNLDNPERETAIDLVPHKARQREINVALSNSFGFGGTNASLVLRRYSA from the coding sequence ATGAGGCGGGTCGTCATCACCGGTACCGGAATGGTATCACCCTTGGGATGCGGAACTGAAGTGACCTGGTCGAGGTTGCTCGCTGGCCGCAGTGGCGCCCGCCTTGTCACCGAATTCGAGGTGGATGATCTCCCTGCCAAGATTGCCTGCCGCATCCCGGTCGGTGACGGCGCAGACGGCACCTTCAACCAGGATGACTGGATGGAGCCAAAGGAACAGCGCAAGGTCGATCCCTTCATCATCTACGGAATGGCCGCTGCCGACATGGCGTTGAACGACGCCGGCTGGCATCCTGAGAACGACGAGGACCAGATCGCGACCGGCGTGCTGATCGGCTCCGGCATTGGCGGCATCGAGGGTATCGTCGAGGCGGGCTATACGCTGCGCGACAAGGGCCCGCGCCGTATCTCGCCCTTCTTCATTCCCGGCCGCCTGATCAACCTCGTATCCGGCCAGGTTTCGATCCGCCACAAGCTCAGAGGACCGAACCACTCGGTCGTCACCGCCTGCTCGACTGGCGCGCACGCAATCGGCGATGCTGCCCGTATGATTGCGTTCGGCGATGCCGACGTCATGGTCGCGGGTGGTACGGAATCGCCGGTGAGCCGCATCTCGCTTGCCGGCTTTGCCGCCTGCAAAGCGCTTTCCACGCAGCACAACGACGATCCTGAGAAAGCATCGCGTCCCTATGATCGCGACCGTGACGGCTTCGTCATGGGCGAAGGTGCCGGTATCATCGTCGTCGAGGAACTGGAACATGCCAAGGCGCGTGGCGCGAAGATCTATGCCGAGATCGTCGGCTACGGCCTGTCGGGTGACGCCTACCACATCACTGCGCCGGCGGAAGACGGTGACGGCGCGCAGCGCTGCATGGCCATGGCGCTGAAGCGCGCCGGACTGACGGCTGCAGATGTCGACTATATCAACGCGCACGGGACGTCGACCATGGCCGATACGATCGAGCTTGGCGCCGTCGAGCGTCTGGTCGGCAACGCGGCATCGAAGATTTCGATGTCTTCGACCAAGTCGGCGACGGGCCATCTGCTGGGCGCAGCCGGTGCCATCGAGGCGATATTCGCGACGCTTGCGATCCGCGACAACGTCGCTCCGCCGACCCTCAATCTCGATAATCCCGAGCGCGAAACGGCAATCGATCTTGTTCCGCACAAGGCCCGTCAGCGAGAAATCAATGTTGCACTCTCGAATTCCTTTGGATTCGGCGGTACGAATGCATCGCTGGTGCTGCGCCGCTATAGTGCCTGA